The Pyrus communis chromosome 5, drPyrComm1.1, whole genome shotgun sequence region GGCCCAATTTTTCTTGCAGACAAATTGTTGTAATTTCCAGCTGACAGCCCAAACAAAATCTTCTACATCAAACTCGACCATGCACCTTATGGAAATCGTATGAGCTTTTGTATTTCTAACTTGATTCTTGAGGGCATTTATGAGCCATGCTGTAGGCCTGTTTTGACGTTATCAGTGAAAGTTTTTGCCTTGCTACTAATTCTTTTCTTGTCTGGGACATAAACAAGATCAACTGGTGCTCGCAAAAATTAAGCCATATACAATATATAGAAAGGACACATTCCAGTGCTGCAATTGACGAAAGGCTTGTAAGCGAACTTTGCAATGCATAACTTCTCATCCCACGACTTGAGATTTTCATCCACTAAGCAACGTAAAAATGTTTCCCAATGAGCGATTCACAATGTCAGTTTGCCCGTCTTTTTGAGGGTGATGGGTGATAGTGTAACTTTCACAAGCTCCTTTAAGAAAAACTCAGAAGTTTGGTGTCCCGATTTGAAACAATTGAGCTTGGCAACCATGAAGTCGGTACACCTCATGAAAGAATATAGCGACTTTTGAAACATCTGTTGTCTTCTTGTAGCAAGGTAATAAAGTGAGCCATATTTGAAAATCAATTGACCACCCCAAAAATTGGGCCACACCACGTTGAATGCCAgacaaactcaaaacaaaatcCATGCTTCTATCCGTCCAAAGTTGCGATGAAATGGGTAACGGCATGTACAATCCACCCAAGGTTTGCAGCAAAAGTATAATGCATTGCATGTGCATTTCACATGTCATTTTACATTTCACTGCTGTAACCAGTAACATGTCATTAACTGCAAGATGTTTTACTTTCTTAAATTTCTCATTTACCCTGACTTGTAACTGCCTTGTGTGAGAAAGGTGAGAAGCTTcgttgctctctctctctctctctctctctctctctctggtgcTATTTCATGCAAATCATGCACCACAATTTCATTAAGTATAGAGATTAAGAGATTTCGTCTGTACTGATTGTTTTCATTGACAGAAACTTTCTCTCTAGTTTTCTGGACTCTTATATGAATCTAACCATTTGAGCTTCGTATTTGTTTGATTCTTCATAAATCGATCTGTAAATCACTCTTGATATTCAAAATTATCTATTTCTTTGTAAGATACTTCTCAAATCACTTTATTGAGTTTATTTATTAATCCTATCATTTCATGGCTGTTGATTCTTGAATTGGTTTTTgaaaggttttcaatttttttaggggtttttttttaatgccacctaaaaaatacttgcaagggAACaagtagttgtagtataaactgTTCAAGCAAGGTCTTTCTCCACTAGggtcaaacggcatggaataaaaatctaaaattttaacaCTATCATATTGAAAGACTCACGAATCTACTCCAAAAGTTTCTTCGTAGTGGGGCCATGATTTTCCAAGACAGAAGTTGGATCCAAGTACGCCTACCTCAAAAGTCCGGTCATGGACAGCAGAGCTGATTAATTAAACGGATCAACGATGTCACCATCATCCTATTTCGAAATCAGTGGGCGAAGTTTGTCAACTTTGTTGAGATAGGACAATTCTTGTCTCGCAAGATTCAGGTACCTAATCCAGTATGGAATCAATATGTTTCTTGTAACCTTGGAGCCCTTACAATCTAATGATTGGCGTGCGCCTCTAGTTATCACATTCAtgaggatgcaatatctacttcctaGATATCCTCATGGATTCTTCTGGTTTAAAACAGATTCTACTATCCTAAAAGGTTCTCTCTTCGACTGACATCATTCTAGGATTCATCTCTGGTAATTCAATCTCTGCACACTTATTATCTTCTCTTGCGTATTGCTTTAGTCTTAATATTGCTCACTAACATGGTCATCTGAGAGCCTTTGACTGGCACACCCCCGGGTTCTAGGCTTATTTATGGTGGTGTGTCCTTTTACAGGTAAACAGATTTGAGCATCTCCATCACTCACGGCAcgtgaatttggttccaacatccATTTCATCACTCTATGCTCAAAATAAATTCGCATGTCCTAAAACAAAATATAGCACAAATTATCAAAACTTTACcaaaatggaaaataaattaTAGCTAAGAATAaggtaatatatatacacacacacacacacacacatatatatatatagaataataTCGACTCATCACTTTACAGTTCAAACACCTCAGCATATTGAAAGAATTTTTATTCTCATATCATTTGGATTCATATAGGATAGTATATCTTATAGATTCAAGCACAACTTGTGTTGGTTTGCTTGAATCTTCATTGACTCACTCAAGGTTCTGAGTAACCCTTGAATGAGTTGATTCGATTTATACATTTTGCAAAGAAGTCGATGGAGATGGAGCATTGGAGTCATGCTACCTTCATTAGCCGGAATACAAATCTATAACAAAAGCGTCGTTGCTACGTAGGTACTACAACTACCACTTAGAATAAGTTTTTCTAGAGTGGTTGAGTTTGAAAAATTGTACTCGAAGAGATATTTTTAACGTAGCGTTACCGATTACGTGAGAATACCTCACCTTCAGTGCATACTTTATTCCTCTTTATCAGACTGGAGTCCATATGGTGCCGACTCAGGACTTGCCGAAAAGAGAAAAACATGTAGTGGGTGCTACCCTGCAAAGAAACTCAGAAGaggccaaaaacaaaaagaagaccACGAGTCCTGGTCGCAAGTTCTGTACAAACTTGTCTTAATCCATCCTGTGagtgttaaattgttaattgacaaaagaaagaggaatcctatTACTTTAAATTTACTAAAgaccaaaaaagaaattaaaaaaaacctgaaTATCTAGCAGGAATATAGGTGGattaaaatgaaaaaggaagggtagaaagaaaagaagaagctGAAAACAGAAGCAACAATGGCAGCAGCAAAGATGACATTGTCAGTTTTGTTTGGTGGGTTTTTTCTATTGCTATTATATCTCTACGAGTCTTGGGTTTTGAAGCCAAAAAGGCAGAGATCAAAGCTTGAAAAGCAAGGGATCAGAGGGCCTCCTCCTTCATCATTTCTCTTGGGAAATATCCCAGAAATTAAAAGCATCAAAGCCAAGGTGCTGAAGAATTCAAGATCTCCAGAAACTAGTATTTCTCATGATTGGCCTTCAACCATCTTCCCTCATCTGGTGCAGTGGAGAAATGAGTATGGTAATTCCCATAGATCACAGTACCTTTATTTCTCTGTTTTCTCTTTGGCCGTCTTTGTGCTGTTGGATTATACATGCATGCCTAATTAGTAGTAATTGGTGGCAGGGTCAATCTTCATGTATTCAACTGGAAGCATACAGCTAGTAAGTGTTTCAGATGTAGACATGGTGAAGGAAGTTAGCATGTGCACATCTTTAAACTTAGGGAAGCCAGCTTACCTATCCAAGGACCGGAAGCCGCTGTTAGGCGAAGGAATTCTAGCTTCAAATGGCCCGATTTGGTCCCACCAAAGGAAGATCATTGCTCCTCAATTCTACTCTGATAAGGTTAAGGTAAATCACTCAGTTTAGTAGTAAAAGATTGCCTTCAGTTTGGTGTTTGCGTGAAGCTGTAAACTTGATTAATTTACTTTCGAATGTATTTgagaaaagaatttttttttttttttttgctttcggtATGCctaatgtttatgcttgcaaatATCTTTTAAGGGTATGGTGGATTTGATGGTGGACTCTACCACCTCGTTGTTGAGATCTTGGGAGAGTAAAATCGAAAGAGATGGAGGAATTGCAGTCTTCAGAGTTGATGAGGATTTGAGAAGCTTGTCAGCTGACATAATATCACGATCATCCTTTGGAAGCGATTATTCACAAGGGAAAGAAATTTTCTTAAAGCTCAGAACTCTTCAAAAAGTCATGTCCCAGCTGGGAAACATTGGGATTCCTGGCTTAAGGTATATATTTTACAAGGACGCTCAAATGATCGTACTTCATTTATTTAATAACCATAATAGGTATTGTTGCAGTGGTTTTTGTTTAAGTTGTGCTGCATTTACTGCATTATGATATATGGTCACTTAAACAAAAACAAGCGGCATTGTTTTTCATTAGCAAGTATCTATTATAATCTTTCCAATGTAACTCACACCTGTATCTGCGATGTCATTAGCAAAATACAGTACAATATGCCCACTATATCTTCAAATTCCTCATTTGTATCGTACTAATGATTCCGTTAATGGCCCAATCGATATAGATACTTGCCAACAAAAAGCAACAGAGAGATATGGAGATTAGAGAAAGATATCCGCTCAATGATATTAAGGGTGGCAAACAAACACAGTATGGAAGCTACTGATGAGAAGGACCTTCTGCAAATGATACTTGAGGGAGCCAAAAATTATGACGATGCAGATGGTCTATTTTCTACTGGTGTCTCTAAAGAAAAGTTTATAGTAGACAATTGCAAAAATATATACTTCGCTGGCCATGAGACCACCGCCATCACCGCATCATGGAGCTTGATGTTATTAGCTGCACATCCAGAGTGGCAAGCACGTGTTCGTGCTGAGGTGTTAGAGATTTGCGGGGATGCTATTCCAGATGCTGATATGCTTCGAAGCGTGAAAACAGTATGTTACATTACCGCACATATACAAATCTTTCTAAATTTTACTCACTACATATATTTGCTAGTGTCCTGTTTGGAatagttttttctttctggCAAAACTGCTTTTTGTAGCATTTGGCATAAATCGACAAAAGTAAGGACTTTAAGTGCTTCCTGGAGAAGTACATGGCAAGTGCTTCTCAAGAAGCCATTCTGGGTCAGAAAAAAACTCGAGTTTAGTTGAAACATTTCATATGCTTCCAACAAAAACACTGCtttctaacaaaaaaaactaTTGACTAAAAGCATTTTATAGTTATATAGATGCACTCTCAAACATGTCCAAAATATCCTACGGTATTTGCAATAAGAATATATTCCTTTAAACAAAAGTTCTATAGAAGTACATTCTAAAatctttataatttatttgtataTCTTGGCAGTTG contains the following coding sequences:
- the LOC137735327 gene encoding cytochrome P450 714C2-like, encoding MAAAKMTLSVLFGGFFLLLLYLYESWVLKPKRQRSKLEKQGIRGPPPSSFLLGNIPEIKSIKAKVLKNSRSPETSISHDWPSTIFPHLVQWRNEYGSIFMYSTGSIQLVSVSDVDMVKEVSMCTSLNLGKPAYLSKDRKPLLGEGILASNGPIWSHQRKIIAPQFYSDKVKGMVDLMVDSTTSLLRSWESKIERDGGIAVFRVDEDLRSLSADIISRSSFGSDYSQGKEIFLKLRTLQKVMSQLGNIGIPGLRYLPTKSNREIWRLEKDIRSMILRVANKHSMEATDEKDLLQMILEGAKNYDDADGLFSTGVSKEKFIVDNCKNIYFAGHETTAITASWSLMLLAAHPEWQARVRAEVLEICGDAIPDADMLRSVKTLNMVIQETLRLYPPAVFVIRQALEDIKLKDIIVPKGMNIQIPIPILQRLPDLWGPDALDFNPERFKNGVLGACKVPQAYMPFGVGARVCVGQHFAMTELKVILALILSQFSFALSPTYQHCPAFSLVIEPGNGVNLHVRRV